Proteins encoded by one window of Blautia luti:
- a CDS encoding EamA family transporter gives MWLLFAFGSALFAGLTAILAKCGIRNTDSNVATALRTGVVLIFSWLMVFVVGAQSGIRDISAKVLILLILSGLSTGISWLCYFKALQMGDINKVTPIDKSSTVITMLLAFIFLREEITWLKFVSMILIGIGTYMMIQKKETQEKAEDKKWLLYAVGSAVFASLTSILGKIGIQDVNSNLGTAIRTAVVLVMAWIVVFVTGKQDTVKNIDRKSWLFLILSGFATGGSWLCYYRALQTGPASVVVPIDKLSILVTIAFSYIVFHEKLSLKSGAGLLLIVVGTLALLI, from the coding sequence ATGTGGCTGTTATTTGCGTTTGGTTCTGCTTTGTTTGCTGGCTTGACTGCCATATTGGCAAAATGTGGAATCAGAAATACAGATTCTAATGTTGCGACAGCATTAAGAACCGGCGTAGTGTTAATCTTTTCATGGCTTATGGTATTTGTGGTCGGGGCGCAAAGCGGAATCAGAGATATTTCAGCAAAAGTTCTGATCCTTCTGATTTTGTCTGGACTGTCAACGGGTATATCCTGGCTATGCTATTTCAAAGCACTGCAGATGGGAGATATCAATAAAGTAACGCCAATTGATAAATCGAGTACAGTGATAACGATGCTGCTGGCATTCATTTTTCTCAGGGAAGAAATAACGTGGCTGAAATTTGTTTCAATGATTCTTATCGGCATTGGTACTTATATGATGATACAGAAAAAGGAAACACAGGAGAAAGCAGAAGATAAGAAATGGCTGCTTTATGCAGTTGGTTCCGCTGTTTTTGCCAGTCTCACATCTATTTTGGGGAAGATTGGAATTCAGGATGTCAATTCAAATCTTGGAACTGCAATCCGAACAGCTGTTGTATTAGTGATGGCGTGGATCGTAGTATTTGTGACCGGAAAGCAGGATACAGTTAAGAATATTGACAGAAAAAGCTGGCTATTCCTTATTCTTTCCGGATTTGCAACAGGCGGTTCCTGGTTATGCTATTACAGAGCACTTCAGACAGGACCGGCCAGTGTGGTAGTTCCCATTGATAAACTGAGTATCCTTGTGACTATTGCATTCTCGTATATTGTATTCCATGAAAAGCTGTCATTGAAATCAGGAGCAGGACTGCTGCTGATTGTTGTTGGAACGCTGGCTTTGTTGATATAA
- a CDS encoding serine dehydratase subunit alpha family protein, translated as MLDERIYQNYIGILKEEMIPAMGCTEPIALAYGAARAREVLGKEPEHITAKCSGNIIKNVRCVIIPNSGGLTGIEAGVVLGAVAGDPSLNMEVLSKVNESGRKRCCELLDKKICKVELLDSPVVLHFIIEMQAGDDTVSLEIKYDHINVTKIVKNQEVLLDSDHKSGETPAAADRTLLNLEDIKTFADTVELDDVKEIIENQIRSNMAIAHEGMTGKYGLGIGRIIRETYSNDMLTKMRSLTAAASEARMGGCDMPVVINSGSGNQGIACSVPLIVYAREMELPDYVLYRALVFSNLLTVYQKQYIGKLSAFCGAVSASCAAGAGITYMGGGELSVIKKTIENTLANIPGIICDGAKISCAAKIAASLDAAFLAHHLAMNGQSYAPYTGILKEEAGETISCVGQIGKEGMKETDKEILRIMLESV; from the coding sequence ATGTTAGATGAGAGAATATATCAGAATTACATAGGCATTCTGAAAGAAGAAATGATTCCTGCAATGGGATGTACAGAGCCGATCGCACTGGCATATGGAGCAGCCAGAGCACGAGAAGTTCTGGGAAAAGAACCGGAACATATCACTGCAAAATGCAGTGGAAACATTATAAAAAATGTCCGTTGCGTTATCATTCCAAACTCCGGCGGATTGACTGGAATTGAAGCAGGTGTAGTCCTCGGTGCAGTAGCCGGAGACCCATCCCTGAACATGGAAGTTCTTTCGAAGGTAAATGAATCTGGAAGAAAGAGATGTTGTGAACTTCTGGATAAAAAGATATGCAAAGTAGAACTTCTGGACTCCCCGGTAGTCCTGCACTTTATCATAGAAATGCAGGCTGGAGATGACACAGTAAGTCTGGAAATTAAATACGATCATATAAATGTAACCAAAATTGTAAAGAACCAGGAAGTCCTGCTGGATTCAGATCATAAATCCGGTGAAACTCCGGCTGCAGCAGACAGAACTCTGCTCAATCTGGAAGATATTAAAACATTTGCAGATACTGTAGAACTTGATGATGTCAAAGAAATTATAGAAAATCAGATCCGCAGCAATATGGCAATCGCCCATGAAGGAATGACTGGTAAATACGGTCTTGGAATCGGCCGGATCATCCGTGAAACCTACTCCAATGATATGCTCACAAAAATGCGCAGCCTCACAGCCGCAGCTTCCGAAGCCAGAATGGGCGGATGCGATATGCCGGTAGTCATCAACTCAGGCAGCGGAAACCAGGGGATTGCCTGTTCTGTACCACTGATCGTATATGCCAGAGAAATGGAACTTCCGGACTATGTACTTTACCGTGCACTGGTATTTTCTAACCTCTTAACTGTATACCAGAAACAGTACATCGGTAAACTTTCCGCATTTTGTGGTGCGGTATCTGCATCCTGTGCAGCCGGTGCTGGGATTACGTACATGGGCGGTGGCGAACTTTCTGTGATCAAGAAGACCATAGAGAATACGCTTGCCAATATTCCGGGAATCATCTGTGATGGAGCGAAAATATCCTGTGCAGCGAAAATCGCCGCCAGTCTTGACGCTGCATTCCTGGCACATCACCTTGCTATGAATGGTCAGTCCTATGCGCCATACACCGGAATCCTCAAGGAAGAAGCCGGCGAAACCATCAGCTGCGTAGGACAGATTGGCAAAGAAGGAATGAAAGAAACAGATAAAGAAATTCTGCGGATTATGTTGGAAAGTGTATAA
- a CDS encoding AEC family transporter yields MNISILLMEQIIQLFLMIFMGYLIVKVGLVKDEDSKVLSKIILYLIIPCVIINAFQVDYTMDTVKGLLLALAASVMTQVLLLIIISIAGKLLHLNEVEIASVYYSNSGNLIVPIVTFILGQDWVLYGCVFMSVQLIFLWTHCKKIISRESSYDWKKIVLNINMISIFIGVVLFFAKFHLPEIINNTLGSVSSMIGPASMIVTGMLFAGMNLKQIFADKRVYFVSFLRLIAVPLLALVMIKISHLAMFSADGNKIMLIVFLAIITPSASTITQMCQVYGNDSHYASAINVMTTLFSIITMPLMVMLFEAVI; encoded by the coding sequence ATGAATATCAGCATACTGCTCATGGAACAGATCATTCAATTGTTTCTTATGATCTTCATGGGATATTTGATTGTGAAAGTTGGGCTTGTAAAAGATGAAGACAGCAAGGTTTTATCCAAAATCATTCTCTATCTGATCATTCCCTGTGTAATCATCAATGCTTTTCAGGTAGATTACACGATGGATACTGTAAAGGGATTGCTGCTTGCCCTGGCTGCATCTGTCATGACCCAGGTTCTTCTCCTGATCATTATCTCCATAGCCGGAAAGCTTTTGCATCTGAATGAAGTGGAAATTGCTTCTGTTTATTATTCTAATTCAGGAAATTTGATCGTACCCATTGTGACCTTTATTCTTGGACAGGACTGGGTTTTATATGGATGTGTTTTTATGAGTGTGCAGCTTATCTTTCTGTGGACACACTGCAAAAAGATTATCAGCCGGGAATCTTCCTACGACTGGAAAAAGATTGTGTTAAATATTAACATGATTTCTATTTTTATCGGTGTTGTACTTTTTTTCGCAAAATTCCATTTGCCGGAGATCATCAATAATACTCTTGGCTCAGTGAGCAGCATGATAGGACCGGCCAGTATGATCGTAACCGGTATGCTGTTTGCAGGAATGAATCTGAAACAGATTTTTGCTGACAAAAGAGTATATTTTGTATCATTTCTTCGTCTGATTGCAGTGCCTTTGCTTGCACTTGTAATGATTAAGATCAGCCATCTGGCTATGTTCTCTGCAGACGGAAATAAAATCATGCTTATTGTCTTTCTGGCGATCATCACACCGTCTGCTTCCACAATAACCCAGATGTGCCAGGTATACGGAAATGATTCACACTATGCCAGTGCCATCAATGTCATGACTACACTGTTCTCAATTATTACAATGCCGCTGATGGTAATGTTATTTGAGGCAGTTATATAA
- a CDS encoding TIGR00730 family Rossman fold protein has product MNITVYLGALEGNDPALGDTVRELGTWIGESGNSLIYGGSKSGLMGQIAESVLNAGGKVTGVEPQFFIDSELQYDEITELIVTKDMAERKAKMIELGDAFIAFPGGTGTLEEITEVMSMVSLKHLNAPCILYNLNGYYDSLKQLLDHMIKMGLSSENRQQGIYFADDLENIKALLSECV; this is encoded by the coding sequence ATGAATATTACCGTTTATCTTGGAGCTTTGGAGGGGAATGATCCGGCACTTGGAGATACTGTCCGGGAACTTGGTACATGGATTGGAGAAAGTGGAAATTCTCTGATATATGGCGGATCGAAGTCCGGTCTTATGGGACAGATAGCAGAAAGTGTGCTGAATGCCGGAGGAAAAGTAACAGGCGTGGAACCACAGTTTTTTATAGATTCTGAACTGCAGTATGATGAGATCACAGAACTGATCGTCACAAAAGATATGGCTGAAAGAAAAGCAAAAATGATTGAACTTGGTGATGCATTTATTGCATTTCCGGGAGGCACCGGTACTCTGGAGGAAATCACAGAAGTTATGTCCATGGTTTCCTTAAAACACCTTAATGCCCCCTGTATTCTGTATAATCTGAATGGATATTATGACAGCCTGAAGCAGCTTCTTGACCATATGATCAAAATGGGGCTGTCCTCAGAAAATCGTCAGCAGGGAATTTATTTTGCTGATGATCTGGAAAATATTAAAGCACTTCTGTCAGAGTGTGTTTGA
- a CDS encoding FCD domain-containing protein has product MEVLLLQAPGQAALHKETIETHREIADVIAAHDPLRAQDAMYLHLVYNRKRIQLIENKN; this is encoded by the coding sequence ATGGAAGTCCTCCTTCTACAAGCGCCTGGGCAAGCGGCACTGCATAAGGAGACAATCGAAACTCATCGTGAGATTGCAGATGTCATCGCAGCCCACGATCCTCTCCGCGCACAGGATGCCATGTATCTTCATCTGGTCTACAACAGAAAAAGGATTCAGCTTATCGAAAATAAAAACTGA
- a CDS encoding trimeric intracellular cation channel family protein — protein MDYQSIATFIMEMAGTVAFAASGAMVGVERNMDIFGISVLGVATAVGGGMIRDIVLGVIPPAVFRNPVYALVSVLTSCVVFFVFYFKREFLEGHRREAYDKFMLVMDSVGLGIFTVVGVNTGIRQGYMDNAFLLVFLGTITGVGGGLLRDMMASVPPYIFVKHIYACASIIGAVVCVYMNRFVGNVEAMIVSSIVVVLIRYLAAHYHWNLPRLSPHERK, from the coding sequence ATGGATTATCAGTCAATAGCGACATTTATTATGGAGATGGCAGGAACCGTGGCGTTTGCAGCTTCCGGAGCAATGGTGGGAGTGGAGCGCAATATGGATATTTTTGGCATCAGTGTTCTGGGAGTAGCAACGGCAGTAGGAGGAGGAATGATCAGAGACATTGTACTGGGAGTTATTCCACCGGCTGTATTCAGAAATCCCGTGTATGCACTGGTATCAGTGCTTACTTCCTGCGTTGTATTTTTTGTCTTTTATTTTAAAAGAGAATTTCTGGAAGGGCACAGAAGAGAGGCTTATGATAAGTTCATGCTGGTAATGGACTCAGTGGGACTTGGGATTTTTACTGTAGTAGGAGTCAATACAGGAATTCGCCAGGGATATATGGACAATGCATTTTTGCTTGTATTTCTGGGAACGATCACAGGAGTAGGAGGTGGTCTCCTGAGAGATATGATGGCCAGTGTGCCGCCGTATATATTTGTAAAGCATATCTATGCCTGTGCATCCATCATCGGGGCGGTTGTGTGCGTATATATGAATCGGTTTGTTGGAAATGTGGAAGCTATGATCGTATCTTCAATCGTGGTAGTGCTGATCCGTTATCTGGCAGCACATTACCACTGGAATCTGCCGAGGCTGTCACCACATGAACGAAAATAA
- a CDS encoding Na/Pi cotransporter family protein, with protein sequence MNENVKVVFGLIGGLALFLFGMNSMSDALQKAAGEKMKKILGFLTRNPIMGALAGALVTAVLQSSSATTVMVIGFVSAGLMSLPQAISVIFGANIGTTMTAQLMAFKISNYIYPIIFIGFMLNFVGKKEKVKNIGMVIFSFGLLFEGIEIMGEVMKPLAGSPVFVDLMGKVSSVPVLGVVLGAVMTLVVQSSSATIAVLQNFASQAGPDGVSSVIGLTGAIPILLGDNIGTTITALLASIGQSKNAKRTAIAHSIFNISGSCVFIFLIPWFAKFVQFISPKGNEVDVISRQIANAHTTFNIVCTLVWLPLIPLMVKIVTTIIRGDDKVQKTAFEPKYLDMKVVEQPAAAMVLVSKELNRLSELAESLLTGLKVSLTADKTSETYLHFKENLEIVQHLQESVSDYITRLFSSGNLTEQQSEYTAGLLFINNCIQRIAERCVDVDKICMEISDSGKVLTKEASAEMENCIGVTSQLLDKAMEAVRHGDSSAAESVFKNKKKMQKAEKKFNKAHLNRVKNNLCDASMTGYFSGIIYNIDRMADNCVGIAEEACDNVTFISLDEEANKTVAEGGAV encoded by the coding sequence ATGAATGAGAATGTAAAAGTTGTATTTGGCCTGATCGGTGGTCTGGCGTTATTCTTGTTTGGAATGAACAGTATGAGTGATGCCCTGCAGAAAGCTGCCGGAGAAAAAATGAAAAAGATTCTTGGATTTCTGACCAGAAATCCGATTATGGGCGCACTTGCAGGTGCACTTGTAACAGCAGTGCTGCAGAGCAGTTCTGCAACTACAGTTATGGTAATTGGGTTTGTCAGTGCAGGACTTATGAGTCTTCCCCAGGCAATTTCCGTTATTTTTGGTGCAAATATAGGTACCACAATGACTGCACAGTTAATGGCATTTAAGATAAGCAATTATATCTATCCCATTATTTTTATTGGATTTATGCTGAATTTTGTGGGAAAAAAAGAAAAAGTAAAAAATATAGGTATGGTAATTTTTTCCTTTGGCCTTTTATTCGAGGGAATCGAGATTATGGGTGAGGTAATGAAGCCTCTTGCCGGCAGTCCGGTGTTTGTAGATCTGATGGGAAAAGTATCCTCCGTTCCGGTACTTGGAGTTGTACTTGGCGCAGTAATGACCCTAGTCGTACAGAGCAGTTCTGCTACAATCGCAGTTTTGCAGAACTTTGCATCACAGGCAGGACCTGACGGAGTAAGCAGTGTGATCGGACTTACCGGTGCGATTCCTATCCTTCTGGGTGACAATATCGGAACAACCATCACAGCACTTCTTGCATCTATCGGACAGTCAAAGAATGCAAAACGTACCGCAATTGCACACAGTATTTTTAATATCAGCGGAAGCTGTGTGTTTATTTTTCTGATCCCCTGGTTCGCAAAATTTGTCCAGTTTATTTCTCCAAAAGGAAATGAGGTGGATGTAATATCCAGACAGATCGCAAATGCACATACAACCTTTAATATTGTCTGTACATTGGTCTGGTTGCCTCTGATCCCGCTGATGGTAAAGATTGTTACAACAATTATCCGCGGGGACGATAAGGTACAGAAAACTGCTTTTGAACCGAAATATCTGGATATGAAAGTAGTTGAACAGCCTGCAGCAGCTATGGTTCTGGTATCTAAAGAGCTGAACCGTCTGTCTGAGCTTGCAGAATCTCTGTTAACAGGTTTAAAAGTATCCTTAACAGCAGATAAGACTTCGGAAACTTATCTCCATTTTAAAGAAAATCTGGAGATCGTACAGCATTTGCAGGAAAGTGTTTCAGATTATATTACCAGACTGTTTTCCAGCGGAAATCTCACAGAGCAGCAGTCAGAGTATACGGCAGGCTTATTGTTTATCAATAACTGCATCCAGAGAATTGCGGAAAGATGCGTGGATGTTGATAAGATATGCATGGAGATCAGTGACAGTGGAAAAGTCCTGACAAAGGAAGCTTCTGCTGAGATGGAAAATTGTATTGGTGTTACCAGCCAGCTTCTGGATAAGGCAATGGAAGCTGTCCGGCATGGAGACAGTTCTGCTGCAGAGTCTGTGTTCAAAAATAAAAAGAAGATGCAGAAGGCTGAGAAGAAATTCAATAAAGCCCATTTAAACCGTGTGAAAAATAATCTCTGTGATGCATCCATGACAGGATACTTTTCCGGTATTATTTATAATATTGACCGTATGGCAGACAACTGTGTGGGAATCGCAGAAGAGGCCTGCGATAATGTGACATTTATCAGTCTGGATGAAGAAGCAAATAAGACAGTCGCAGAAGGTGGTGCAGTATGA
- a CDS encoding substrate-binding domain-containing protein: protein MKKKNGFRRWPLILAVVTLTVGMTACGSEKSTLPDLSSMGETAAILREEGSGTRAEFETLLKLPDSDWGTVADSTEAVLAKVQEDKNAIGYVAYSSVSDDIEEKILQVDGVLPSEESISKDSYPLCRDYYLAYDGELTEVERDFITYVMTKGQDIVKDYCVPVKNTVTFLSDKSKGTIRIEGSTSMEAMINSLAEDYEKENPNAEIEVKATDSSRGLTASISGSCDLAMSSRELKDYEAELLETKSIGRDAIAIVVNKENPVDNLTAKQIAKIYSGECKKWADLN, encoded by the coding sequence ATGAAAAAGAAAAACGGATTCCGGAGATGGCCGCTGATTCTTGCAGTGGTGACTCTGACAGTAGGGATGACAGCCTGCGGCAGTGAAAAGAGTACACTGCCGGATCTTTCATCCATGGGAGAGACAGCAGCTATATTACGAGAGGAAGGTTCAGGAACAAGGGCAGAGTTTGAAACACTTCTGAAATTGCCGGATTCTGACTGGGGAACAGTTGCAGATTCCACAGAAGCAGTTCTGGCAAAAGTGCAGGAAGACAAAAATGCAATAGGATACGTTGCATATAGTTCCGTATCAGATGATATAGAAGAAAAAATACTTCAGGTTGACGGTGTTTTGCCTTCTGAGGAAAGTATAAGTAAAGACAGCTATCCTCTTTGCAGAGATTATTATCTGGCATATGACGGAGAACTGACAGAAGTTGAACGTGATTTCATTACTTATGTAATGACGAAAGGACAGGACATTGTCAAAGATTATTGCGTGCCTGTCAAGAATACGGTGACATTCCTGTCTGATAAATCAAAAGGAACGATCCGGATCGAAGGCTCCACTTCAATGGAAGCAATGATAAATTCTCTGGCTGAGGATTATGAGAAGGAAAATCCAAATGCTGAGATTGAAGTGAAGGCAACGGACTCCTCCAGAGGTCTTACCGCATCTATAAGCGGAAGCTGTGATCTGGCAATGTCTTCCAGGGAATTAAAGGACTACGAGGCAGAGCTCCTGGAAACAAAGTCCATCGGAAGAGATGCAATCGCCATAGTGGTTAATAAAGAAAATCCTGTGGATAATCTTACAGCAAAGCAGATTGCGAAGATTTACAGTGGAGAATGTAAGAAGTGGGCAGATCTTAACTGA
- a CDS encoding MarR family winged helix-turn-helix transcriptional regulator, whose translation MTTEKIKRMLDACYQAKRIRELLPPLPQGVTPSYIQYLDNIHALEKQGIQVKISDISDVMNLPRPGVTRTVKEMETKGYLRKISSPDDGRVTYISITEEGRKLSQKYNEYYFGELVPYLSEISEEEADCMIRTIEKFYQIMCERRNHYDK comes from the coding sequence ATGACAACTGAAAAAATCAAGCGAATGCTGGATGCATGCTATCAGGCGAAGCGGATACGGGAATTGCTTCCGCCGCTGCCACAGGGAGTTACCCCGTCTTACATTCAGTATCTGGATAACATTCATGCATTGGAAAAACAGGGAATCCAGGTAAAGATATCGGATATCAGTGATGTAATGAATCTTCCACGTCCCGGTGTTACCAGAACTGTAAAGGAAATGGAAACAAAGGGATATCTCCGGAAAATTTCTTCCCCGGATGACGGACGTGTCACTTATATATCCATTACAGAAGAAGGAAGAAAACTGTCACAGAAATATAATGAGTATTATTTTGGGGAACTGGTTCCCTATCTCAGTGAGATATCCGAAGAGGAAGCTGACTGCATGATCCGGACAATTGAGAAATTTTACCAGATCATGTGTGAGAGGAGGAATCACTATGACAAATGA
- a CDS encoding MATE family efflux transporter — protein MTNDRSDFTQGNILKKLVSFMMPILGALILQAAYGAVDLLVVGRFGSTAGLSAVSTGSQVLNLVTFVVVQFAMGITVLIARYLGERRQEKIGAVIGGGAIVFTMISAVLFVIMVAFAHPISVLMQAPESAVSLTSSYVRICGGGIFFIVAYNLLSAIFRGLGDSKSPLLFVLVACIVNVIGDLVLVAGLHMDAAGAAIATVAAQALSVVFALILLVKMKLPFTITKKDFRLNVQCKRFFQIGLPLALQECLTQISFLALCAFVNRLGLEASSGYGVACKIVNFAMLVPSSLMQSMASFVSQNIGAGKKKRAKQSMFTGIGVGLAVGCVVFILVMFKGDMLAGIFSTDAEVISNAFDYLKGFAPETIVTAILFSMIGYFNGNNKTVWVMIQGLIQTLLVRLPLAYFMSIQPDANLTKIGLAAPVATVTGIILNVGFYIYLNRTENTPG, from the coding sequence ATGACAAATGATAGATCTGATTTCACACAGGGAAATATTCTGAAAAAGCTGGTTTCTTTTATGATGCCCATTCTCGGGGCACTGATCCTGCAGGCAGCATATGGTGCAGTTGACCTTCTTGTTGTGGGAAGGTTTGGCTCTACTGCCGGACTTTCTGCAGTTTCTACAGGCAGCCAGGTTTTAAACCTGGTTACTTTTGTGGTTGTACAGTTTGCAATGGGTATTACAGTTCTGATCGCCCGCTATCTGGGAGAAAGAAGACAGGAAAAGATAGGAGCTGTTATCGGCGGCGGTGCAATTGTGTTTACAATGATTTCGGCTGTGCTGTTTGTTATAATGGTAGCTTTTGCACATCCGATTTCTGTGCTGATGCAGGCGCCGGAATCAGCCGTCAGTCTTACATCCAGTTATGTACGTATCTGTGGCGGCGGTATTTTCTTTATTGTAGCTTACAATCTGCTGTCTGCAATTTTTCGTGGACTGGGTGACAGTAAATCGCCGCTTCTGTTTGTGCTGGTGGCATGTATTGTAAATGTGATCGGAGATCTGGTGCTGGTAGCGGGACTTCATATGGATGCAGCCGGAGCTGCTATTGCAACAGTTGCTGCTCAGGCACTTAGCGTGGTATTCGCACTTATCCTGCTTGTTAAAATGAAACTTCCGTTTACGATCACAAAAAAAGACTTCAGGCTGAATGTACAGTGCAAAAGATTTTTTCAGATCGGACTTCCTCTTGCATTGCAGGAATGTCTGACACAGATTTCCTTCCTTGCGCTCTGTGCATTCGTAAATCGTCTGGGACTGGAGGCTTCGTCCGGCTACGGGGTTGCCTGCAAAATCGTTAACTTCGCCATGCTGGTACCAAGTTCGCTGATGCAGTCTATGGCATCCTTTGTATCCCAGAACATAGGAGCGGGCAAGAAAAAACGAGCAAAACAGTCCATGTTTACAGGAATCGGAGTAGGGCTTGCTGTGGGATGTGTGGTATTTATACTGGTTATGTTCAAAGGTGATATGCTGGCTGGTATTTTCTCCACAGATGCAGAAGTTATCAGTAATGCATTTGACTATCTGAAAGGCTTTGCACCAGAAACCATAGTGACAGCAATCCTGTTCAGTATGATTGGCTATTTCAATGGAAATAACAAGACAGTCTGGGTAATGATCCAGGGACTGATCCAGACACTTCTGGTACGTTTGCCACTGGCATATTTTATGAGTATACAGCCAGATGCAAATCTTACCAAGATCGGACTGGCTGCCCCTGTGGCAACAGTAACGGGAATTATCCTGAATGTGGGATTTTATATATACCTGAACCGCACAGAAAATACACCGGGCTGA